A genomic window from Chanos chanos chromosome 14, fChaCha1.1, whole genome shotgun sequence includes:
- the ak5l gene encoding adenylate kinase 5, like has protein sequence MNTNDAKEYLSKRQIPQLFESMLTGLMYHRPEDPLGFLENCLQKARELGGPESVAWDTFITPDRRPLPPITAPQGKKAPSKLEGGPGPGPGPYRRYERLPPIQAQFSIESDSDMTESSGLIQEYDVFDPSKPRPHIIFIIGGPGSGKGTQTAKIASHYDYECVSVGEILRNQLLHHAPTDRKWELIAQIIANGELAPQETTIEELKHQFIKRQDAKGFIVDGFPREISQAFTFEEQIGSPDLVILLACSNQQLRQRLEKRAAQQGRPDDNAHAIEKRLDTFKHNITLIAKYYQERGIIVRIDADREEDDIFADICAVVKDRLFPTETKAEDLS, from the exons ATGAACACGAACGATGCCAAGGAATATCTCTCGAAACGACAGATTCCGCAGCTTTTTGag AGCATGCTCACTGGACTGATGTATCATCGGCCAGAGGATCCTTTAGGGTTCCTGGAGAACTGCCTGCAGAAAGCACGAGAACTAGGAGGTCCTGAGAGTGTGGCGTGGGACACTTTCATCACCCCAGACCGACGGCCTCTGCCTCCAATTACTGCCCCACAGGGGAAGAAAGCACCCTCTAAACTGG AAGGTGGGCCCGGTCCCGGTCCAGGACCTTACCGCCGATATGAGAGACTTCCTCCAATCCAGGCTCAGTTCTCCATTGAGAGCGACTCGGATATGACGGAATCATCCGGCCTCATACAGGAATATGACGTGTTTGACCCTTCAAAACCCCGGCCACATATCATATTCATCATAG GAGGACCAGGAAGTGGGAAAGGTACTCAAACTGCAAAGATAGCGAGTCATTAtgactatgagtgtgtgtctgtcgggGAGATTTTACGGAACCAGCTCCTGCACCATGCCCCCACTGACAGAAAATGGGAGCTTATCGCTCAGATTATTGCAAATGGAGAGCTTGCACCTCAG GAGACAACAATAGAGGAACTGAAACACCAGTTTATCAAGAGACAAGACGCCAAAGGCTTCATTGTTGACGGATTCCCGAGGGAAATATCACAGGCTTTCACCTTCGAGGAACAA ATTGGTTCTCCTGACCTGGTGATTTTGCTTGCCTGCTCCAATCAGCAGCTTCGCCAGCGTCTGGAGAAACGTGCTGCCCAGCAAGGTCGTCCAGACGACAATGCCCACGCCATCGAGAAGCGACTAGACACCTttaaacacaacatcacactgATCGCCAAATATTATCAAGAGAGAGGAATTATCGTCAGG ATTGACGCGGATCGGGAAGAGGATGACATTTTTGCTGACATATGTGCCGTGGTGAAAGACAGACTGTTCCCGACAGAGACGAAGGCAGAGG ATTTGTCATGA
- the qsox2 gene encoding sulfhydryl oxidase 2, producing the protein MAVVLWLKITILISVLLNVVHTARLYTEEDPVVILTSDTLKQTLHNSPTAWLVQFYSSWCGHCIQYSPTWKALAGDVKDWEHAIRIGVLDCANEKNYDICKEFGIHFYPTFRYFKAHGNTLDFGKTYRGADRELQTVRQLMVNFLQNHTRQDWPAGCPPLQPFSSEDVLSFMGKKSEHYTAVIVEDEGSYVGREVILDLMPYDGVTVKRTLSSDKLLMQKLGISSVPSAYLFYPNGTHAVMDVRKRLRFFFSSFLKLLPGVHRKHSGSAQEREHAVNKGQSAVKEWKEFDKSKVYMADLESGLHYLLRVELATHKTLEGEELKTFKDFVTVVAKLFPGRQAVVKLLETLLEWLVSLPLGKIPYDAVLDLVNNNMRISGLYLSDTVQWVGCQGSSEALRGYPCSLWTLFHVLTVQAAQQPDALANTGLEDNPLAVLQTMRRYIGTFFGCQECGKHFEDMAKESLHLVKSLDEAVLWLWRKHNQVNARLAGSMSEDPLFPKTQWPTPDLCPSCHEENEGLHVWNEAMVLTFLKQHYGATNISPKYTSSNRPEPQANAGNQAPVPPFDDGPRPEDPADELPKDPHKPPRKSEENSPGEGGTGVHKELRTGVTFLGLGFSSVDMSLCVLLYVSSCVFLMLMFFFFRVRSKRWKIKTYKPYV; encoded by the exons ATGGCTGTCGTATTGTGGCTGAAGATCACCATTTTAATATCTGTATTATTAAACGTGGTACATACCGCTCGCTTGTATACGGAGGAGGATCCCGTAGTTATTCTAACCAGCGATACTCTGAAACAAACCTTGCACAACTCTCCAACAGCCTGGCTGGTTCAGTTTTACTCATCGTGGTGTGGACACTGTATCCAGTATTCCCCAACATGGAAAGCGCTGGCGGGGGATGTGAAAG ACTGGGAACACGCCATTCGCATTGGTGTTCTGGACTGCGCCAATGAAAAGAACTACGACATATGTAAGGAGTTTGGCATCCACTTCTACCCCACCTTCCGG TATTTCAAGGCCCATGGCAACACATTGGATTTTGGAAAAACATACAGAG GTGCTGACAGGGAACTGCAGACTGTGAGACAGCTGATGGTAAATTTCCTGCAGAACCACACAAGACAGGACTGGCCTGCTGGTTGCCCCCCTCTTCAGCCCTTCAG TTCAGAAGACGTCCTCTCTTTCATGGGAAAGAAATCAGAACATTACACTGCAGTGATTGTAGAAGATGAAGGATCCTACGTGGGAAGAGAG GTAATATTGGACCTGATGCCTTACGATGGTGTGACTGTGAAAAGAACATTAAGCTCAGACAAACTCCTCATGCAGAAACTGGGGATAAGCTCTGTCCCTTCAGCGTACCTCTTTTACCCCAATGGGACTCATGCAGTCATGGACGT ACGAAAACGACTGcgatttttcttctcctctttcctgaAACTTCTCCCCGGGGTGCATCGAAAACATTCCGGGTCTgcccaggagagagagcatgcggTCAACAAGGGACAAAGTGCCGTCAAAGAATGGAAAGAGTTTGACAA gtctAAAGTTTACATGGCGGACCTGGAGTCGGGTTTGCATTATCTCTTAAGAGTGGAGCTTGCCACACACAAGACTCTTGAAGGGGAGGAGCTTAAAACATTTAAGGACTTTGTCACCGTGGTAGCCAAG CTCTTCCCTGGGCGTCAGGCCGTTGTGAAGCTTCTGGAAACTCTTCTGGAATGGTTGGTCAGTTTACCACTGGGGAAGATCCCCTATGATGCAGTCCTGGATCTGGTGAACAACAACATGAGG ATTTCCGGCCTGTATTTGAGTGACACTGTCCAGTGGGTTGGTTGCCAGGGCAGCAGCGAAGCTTTAAGAGGTTATCCCTGCTCCCTCTGGACGCTTTTTCATGTTCTGACAGTCCAAGCCGCTCAGCAACCCGACGCCTTGGCCAATACAG gTCTGGAAGATAATCCTTTGGCGGTGCTTCAGACCATGCGACGGTACATTGGGACGTTCTTCGGCTGTCAGGAGTGTGGGAAGCACTTTGAGGACATGGCTAAGGAGTCTCTACACCTGGTTAAGAGCCTGGATGAGGCAGTGCTGTGGCTTTGGAGGAAACACAATCAGGTTAATGCACGACTGGCAG gGTCAATGAGTGAAGACCCACTCTTCCCAAAGACTCAGTGGCCGACCCCTGACCTTTGCCCTTCTTGTCACGAGGAGAATGAAGGTCTCCACGTGTGGAACGAAGCCATGGTCCTGACTTTCCTCAAGCAGCACTACGGAGCTACCAACATCTCGCCGAAATACACCAGCAGCAACCGCCCCGAGCCGCAAGCCAACGCGGGGAACCAAGCGCCCGTGCCGCCGTTCGACGACGGGCCTCGACCCGAGGACCCCGCGGACGAGCTGCCCAAAGACCCGCACAAACCTCCGAGGAAGTCCGAGGAGAACAGCCCAGGCGAAGGGGGCACCGGCGTACATAAGGAGCTGAGAACTGGGGTCACTTTCCTGGGCTTGGGTTTCTCCAGCGTGGACATGAGCTTGTGTGTGCTGCTTTATGTCTCCTCCTGCGTGTTTCTCATGCTCATGTTCTTCTTCTTCCGCGTCCGCTCCAAGAGGTGGAAGATTAAGACCTACAAACCCTACGTATAA